Proteins encoded together in one Osmerus eperlanus chromosome 20, fOsmEpe2.1, whole genome shotgun sequence window:
- the znf865 gene encoding zinc finger protein 865, with product MFQFSKYPMDILEMLSGHQAHQFKGLGLERQLQHQQQVQHQQQLQQLQQQHQQPGEPSGSLLSGLGLSSRGSSFADSSSIFAKMSAPPPPISHQSQSSSSSHSSRKSSKMSSSSGSSSAGYPQFLRPFHPAEAALAQEQLHSGMGRFDFGGSSSGGGAGVIGGVVTSAPPPPPLHPGLSVPQPSSGPSSTSPSPSTSASNNPSGSSAVTSLGQPLVGPQSDPRSLHQQFSCMLAANQYFLSGVPTNSSLEQFLVQQGTHNHLGLGLGQGASDSNSALAPPPALHSSHSHGHPTPQPQQQQQQLPPHALSHPHSHPHPHHPLHPAPQPAPLGGFDFQGIPVLSSNQIASLMQQEAGGLPLPLPLHLSLSKDEGKGDSGSGSSGSGGGGSGGSRRKKAMAGYLPQRKSDSGSHSSSSVSNCHSSSSGHSQNTSSGLVGGGSGSVGISGIGNEHSSLLSSSTQPSSTVSSSSSSAPSSSSTSVLVANGSQLPKSENLNPMASGSSQPEPEPLYHCGECGKTFTHLSSLRRHLRSHGLSSDGPMSSGSGKSPRSPSPDRTFCCSECGKGFKKRGHLLQHGVIHSGTRPFACSICQRSFNRRESLTRHEKIHDEKPFRCPACGRCFRESTSLLNHAASGTCGKPPRSQKNRSSTGSDTSSNPGGSKSGMVAGSSGSGDGGEAKYSSDYSRNRYQPSYSVDDYRRQQTNPSSLYPGESSLGNGMGSQTLRKAPLAPTLHPHPQSQQQQQQQQQQHHHHQQPHLPLSSLLDDSEDEVTSSAMSAIAAAAAASCDINTGESRGEERRDIIGGLLGGLGFGNMGVSPGGPSSTSEMDKSYRAGSGSTMPLTHPSHPNAKLKRPRKPRQKRDPGTIVRRRRSPGPRGDGSERPHVCNVCGKRFRRGETLRRHDRVHTGEKPHACDVCGKTFREAFHLTKHLTVHSGQKNYKCNLCGKEFAYAQSLVRHGKLHRKGEIDGNGTKVSKVGAISQGGNQSNSESYYPYSQDKAQGSGSTQPGQRLYTCTVCWKSFRHHFHLTAHQQTVHGGGGGGEKTFRCEVCGKAFAYSNSLSRHRMSQHGLGRSAQGNPSGGARQGGSQSHQSAAYSPLYYESGAHSSGSNVTYPSGSNVIHPSTQGQHHPFQYRSQNYHPHRGLRKMKKKRRVEIHSIMRGGQLVGVPLSKETKRKLMIMRRKRGRMQQQLARKKLLAQLRIKGGGMNVKAWQGGAVRVSGLTSMETPIKRFPCPICPSTTYARQASVLIHHAIRHPPINAGHEARLKCPVCGKRSRTLRRALKHRGHHLAKGSFACRKCRHCFWNGTLLERHRVSCRGVTGGGSGNWSLRMKSPPKEMGVLKQECDLPVTPVEPQPVQPQLIHPERTTVVTEYSH from the coding sequence ATGTTCCAGTTTAGCAAGTACCCCATGGACATTCTAGAGATGCTTAGTGGACACCAAGCCCATCAGTTCAAAGGCCTTGGATTAGAGaggcagctccaacatcaacagcaagtccagcaccagcagcagctccagcagctccagcagcagcatcagcaACCCGGCGAGCCCTCGGGGAGCCTCCTTTCGGGGCTGGGCTTGTCCTCCCGAGGCTCCTCCTTCGCcgactcctcctccatctttgcCAAAATGAGCGCCCCTCCCCCGCCCATATCCCACCAGTCTCAGTCCTCGTCGTCGTCGCACAGCTCGCGTAAGTCCAGCAAGATGAGCAGCAGCAGCGGGAGCTCGTCGGCAGGATACCCCCAGTTCCTGCGGCCTTTCCACCCGGCCGAGGCGGCGCTGGCGCAGGAGCAGCTGCATTCTGGGATGGGGCGCTTTGACTTTGGGGGCAGTAGTAGTGGAGGGGGTGCAGGTGTTATAGGAGGGGTGGTCACatctgctccccctccacctccgttacaccctggtctctctgttccCCAGCCCTCGTCTGGTCCCTCCTcgacctccccttctccctctacatCTGCTTCCAACAACCCTTCTGGCAGCAGTGCTGTGACCTCCCTGGGCCAACCTCTTGTTGGTCCACAATCAGACCCACGTAGCCTGCATCAGCAGTTCAGTTGCATGCTCGCGGCCAATCAGTACTTCCTGTCCGGGGTCCCGACCAATAGCAGCCTGGAGCAGTTCCTGGTTCAACAGGGGACTCATAACCATCTTGGCCTGGGATTGGGCCAAGGGGCGAGTGACTCCAACTCTGCCCTTGCTCCACCTCCAGCGCTTCACTCCTCCCACAGCCATGGCcatcccaccccccagccccagcagcagcaacagcagctgcCCCCCCATGCCTTGTCTCACCCCCACAGtcatcctcacccccaccatcccctccaccctgccccccagccagcACCCCTTGGTGGCTTTGACTTCCAGGGCATCCCGGTCCTCTCTTCCAATCAGATAGCTTCATTGATGCAGCAGGAGGCTGGTGGCctgcctctacctctacctcttcaTCTATCACTCTCAAAAGACGAGGGGAAAGGAGACAGTGGGTCTGGGTCTAgtggaagtggaggagggggaagcggTGGCAGCAGGAGAAAGAAGGCTATGGCTGGCTACCTCCCTCAAAGAAAGTCAGATAGCGGCAGTCATAGCAGTAGCAGTGTTAGCAACTGCCACAGCAGCTCTAGTGGGCACAGTCAGAATACATCCTCAGGCCTGGTAGGAGGAGGATCTGGAAGTGTTGGCATATCCGGCATTGGTAATGAgcattcatctctcctctcctcgtccacACAACCCTcctcaactgtctcttcctcctcttcctcagctccctcttcctcctccacctccgtgTTGGTAGCCAACGGTTCACAGCTCCCCAAATCCGAGAATCTCAACCCCATGGCATCTGGTTCTAGCCAGCCCGAACCGGAACCACTCTACCACTGCGGCGAATGTGGCAAGACCTTCACCCACCTCTCCAGCCTCCGCCGCCACCTCCGCAGCCACGGTCTGTCCTCTGATGGCCCTATGAGCAGTGGCTCTGGCAAGTCCCCCAGGTCCCCTAGCCCAGATAGAACCTTCTGCTGCTCCGAGTGTGGCAAGGGATTCAAGAAGAGAGGCCACCTCCTCCAGCATGGCGTCATCCACTCTGGAACTCGTCCGTTTGCCTGCAGCATCTGTCAGAGGTCTTTCAACCGCCGCGAGTCCCTGACCAGACACGAGAAGATCCACGATGAGAAGCCATTCCGCTGCCCTGCTTGTGGACGCTGCTTCCGAGAGAGCACCTCCCTGCTTAACCACGCTGCGTCTGGTACGTGCGGCAAGCCCCCCAGATCCCAGAAGAACCGGAGCAGCACTGGCAGTGACACCTCCTCCAACCCTGGAGGGAGCAAGTCCGGGATGGTGGCAGGTAGCAGCGGGTCTGGAGACGGGGGTGAAGCCAAGTACAGCTCTGATTACTCCAGGAACCGCTACCAGCCTTCCTACAGTGTGGACGACTACAGACGACAACAGACCAACCCGTCTTCTCTCTACCCGGGAGAGAGCTCCCTTGGCAACGGGATGGGCAGCCAGACCCTGAGAAAGGCTCCGTTGGCGCCgactctccaccctcacccccagagtcagcagcagcagcagcaacaacaacagcagcaccaccaccaccaacagcCACACCTCCCCCTTTCATCCCTATTGGACGACTCAGAGGATGAGGTCACTAGCAGTGCCATGTCGGCTATCGCCGCAGCAGCAGCCGCCTCCTGTGACATCAACACCGGTGAGAGCCGAGGGGAGGAGCGGAGAGACATCATCGGAGGTTTGCTGGGAGGCCTCGGCTTCGGGAACATGGGGGTGTCCCCCGGCGGGCCGTCGTCCACGTCCGAGATGGACAAAAGCTACCGAGCCGGCAGCGGCTCCACTATGCCTTTGACCCACCCCAGCCACCCAAACGCCAAACTTAAACGTCCTCGTAAGCCTCGCCAGAAGAGAGACCCGGGAACTATCGTGAGACGGAGGAGAAGTCCGGGGCCTCGTGGGGACGGCTCGGAGCGACCacatgtgtgtaatgtgtgcggTAAGCGGTTCAGGAGAGGTGAGACCTTGCGGCGCCATGACCGCGTCCACACCGGGGAAAAGCCCCACGCTTGCGACGTCTGTGGAAAAACCTTCAGGGAAGCCTTCCACCTCACCAAGCATCTGACGGTCCACTCTGGGCAGAAGAACTACAAATGCAACTTGTGTGGGAAGGAGTTTGCTTACGCACAGAGCCTGGTGAGGCATGGTAAACTCCACAGGAAAGGGGAGATTGACGGTAACGGGACAAAAGTTAGCAAAGTCGGAGCCATCAGTCAGGGTGGTAATCAGTCCAACTCCGAGTCCTACTACCCCTACTCTCAAGATAAGGCCCAAGGGTCCGGCTCCACCCAGCCAGGTCAGAGGCTCTACACCTGCACTGTGTGCTGGAAGTCCTTCCGCCACCACTTCCACCTGACGGCCCACCAACAGACAGTTcacggagggggcgggggaggggaaaAGACCTTCAGATGCGAAGTGTGTGGCAAGGCATTTGCTTACTCCAACAGTTTGTCCAGGCACAGGATGTCCCAGCACGGTCTTGGTCGGTCCGCGCAGGGAAACCCGTCGGGTGGGGCCCGTCAAGGGGGGAGCCAGTCCCACCAGTCAGCTGCATACTCCCCCCTCTACTATGAGTCCGGAGCCCACTCCTCAGGCTCCAACGTCACCTATCCTTCAGGCTCCAATGTGATCCACCCCAGCACCCAGGGACAGCACCACCCTTTTCAGTACCGGTCGCAAAACTACCACCCCCACCGTGGCTTAAGAAAAATGAAGAAGAAAAGACGTGTTGAGATCCACAGTATCATGAGGGGGGGCCAGCTGGTGGGTGTGCCCCTGAGCAAAGAGACCAAGAGGAAGCTGATGATcatgaggagaaagaggggcagGATGCAGCAGCAGCTGGCAAGGAAGAAGCTGCTGGCCCAGCTGAGGATcaaaggaggagggatgaatgTGAAGGCGTGGCAAGGAGGTGCGGTGAGAGTGTCCGGGCTGACCTCCATGGAAACGCCCATCAAGCGCTTCCCCTGTCCCATCTGCCCCAGCACCACATATGCTAGGCAGGCCTCCGTCCTGATCCACCACGCCATTAGGCACCCGCCCATTAATGCGGGCCACGAAGCGCGCCTGAAGTGCCCCGTCTGTGGGAAGCGCTCACGCACGCTGAGGAGAGCCCTGAAACACAGAGGCCATCACCTGGCCAAGGGCTCGTTTGCCTGCCGCAAGTGCCGCCACTGCTTCTGGAATGGGACCCTGCTGGAGAGGCACCGGGTGTCCTGCCGAGGGGTGACCGGGGGAGGCAGCGGCAACTGGAGCTTGAGGATGAAGTCTCCCCCTAAAGAGATGGGGGTTCTGAAGCAAGAGTGTGATCTGCCCGTCACACCTGTGGAACCTCAGCCTGTACAGCCTCAGCTTATTCATCCTGAAAGAACAACAGTTGTGACTGAATACAGCCACtga